In one Solanum dulcamara chromosome 1, daSolDulc1.2, whole genome shotgun sequence genomic region, the following are encoded:
- the LOC129902617 gene encoding uncharacterized protein LOC129902617 — MDSGNNSASLQSSSTGGGGGGGDHEEYDSRSDSLSSAFHTQNSSSSSMFDPFANYFNPISRLQPPPPPHPSHNYTTTANSIFNLDTDWPIKRIRSDQTNNNHPMLLSSSCDKSSPYFNNSLSFGTTTIGSISFPSSSEEHRGGGGNVSVTTTTAAAEPAAAADQPITQPARNPKKRSRASRRAPTTVLTTDTTNFRAMVQEFTGIPAPPFTTNSYFPHRTRFDLFASAPNSAIRSASAAANNNHPFNISQSPNYLPRPFPHKIQPPPPFISPSSSSSSLTLSSLPSNIPSASSTTSSASNSTINYQLPSSNGVANSVTQGSNLFSTIQQNSILTSLLQSSQKYPIGSKEQGLFQMASNSTSQFQMPSSMNNNIQHGHLLSELPNLISPEQAAASARNDNSINAANFHGDKVQESRGGEGMVESWICSSD, encoded by the coding sequence ATGGATTCTGGAAACAATAGTGCTAGTCTGCAGTCATCAAGtactggtggtggtggtggtggtggtgatcaTGAAGAGTACGATTCACGTTCTGATTCTCTTTCTTCAGCTTTTCACACACAaaattcttcatcttcttccatGTTTGATCCTTTTGCCAACTATTTCAACCCCATATCCCGCCTtcaaccaccaccaccaccacatcCGTCACACAACTACACAACCACCGCTAATTCAATTTTCAATCTCGATACCGATTGGCCCATTAAAAGGATAAGGTCCGaccaaaccaacaacaaccacccgatgttattatcatcatcatgtgATAAGTCATCTCCTTATTTTAATAACTCCTTATCCTTTGGTACTACTACTATTGGTAGTAtttctttcccttcatcatCAGAAGAGCACCGCGGTGGTGGTGGGAACGTGAGtgttactactactactgctgctgctgAGCCGGCAGCTGCAGCGGATCAACCAATTACACAACCGGCACGGAATCCGAAGAAAAGATCGAGAGCTTCGAGAAGAGCACCAACTACTGTGTTGACAACAGATACTACTAATTTCAGAGCTATGGTTCAAGAATTTACAGGGATTCCTGCACCACCTTTTACTACTAATTCCTATTTCCCTCATAGAACCAGATTTGATTTGTTTGCTTCTGCACCCAATTCTGCAATAAGATCTGCTTCTGCTGCTGCTAATAATAATCATCCTTTCAACATTTCACAATCACCTAATTATCTACCAAGGCCTTTCCCTCACAAAATTCAACCACCGCCACCCTTTATTTCTCCTTCTTCATCCTCGTCGTCGTTAACGTTGAGTTCTTTACCTAGCAATATTCCTTCTGCTTCTTCAACAACCTCTAGTGCTTCTAATTCTACAATCAACTATCAACTTCCCAGCAGCAACGGAGTCGCCAATTCTGTTACACAAGGCTCTAATCTTTTCAGTACAATTCAACAGAACTCAATCCTTACATCACTTCTTCAATCTTCTCAAAAATACCCAATTGGATCGAAAGAACAAGGGCTATTCCAAATGGCATCAAATAGCACCTCTCAATTCCAAATGCCATCAAGTATGAACAACAACATCCAACATGGACATCTTCTGAGTGAGCTTCCCAACCTGATTTCTCCAGAACAAGCAGCAGCATCGGCGAGGAACGACAACAGTATTAATGCAGCCAATTTTCATGGCGATAAGGTGCAGGAAAGCAGAGGTGGTGAAGGTATGGTGGAATCATGGATTTGTTCTTCAgactaa